CGCTGGCCAAGGTTTCGTCGCACCCGGCACCGACGTGGCTGGAAACGGAGGGGTGCCGCCGGGCCACAACAATACAGCACCGCGCGACGCCCCGCTAGACGTCGGGCCCAGGGCCGGAATGCACCCCCAGGGGAGCGTCGGTCCTCGGCCCTTCTCGGGCCTTGCCCTTCCGGGCGCCCGGTAGCGAGGTATGCTGACTGCGCCCCCTGGGAGAGGCACGGCCCGACTTCCATGAGCCCCGAATCGCCGGGAGGACGAGTCGCATTCTCCACAGGGGCACCTCGGGGAGCCGCACGGCCTCCGACGCAGAGGAGACTTGCCCATGCCCGCGTCCCGAACCTTGACCCGGAAGCTGCTCGAGGACCACCTGGCGGAGGGAAGCCTGGTGCCCGGCGAGGAGATCGCCATCCGGATCGACCACACGCTCCTCCAGGACGCCACCGGGACGCTGGCCATGCTGGAGTTCGAGGCCCTGGGGCTCGACCGGGTGCGGGCCCAGTGCGCGGTGCAGTACGTGGACCACAACCTCCTCCAAACCGACTACCGAAACGCCGACGATCACCGCTTCCTCCAGACTGCCAGCGCCCGCTTCGGCCTGTGGTTCAGCAGGCCGGGCAACGGGGTCTCCCACCAGGTGCACATGGAGCGCTTCGGCGTCCCCGGCAAGACCCTCCTGGGGGCCGACAGCCACACCCCGGGGGCAGCGGGGGTCTCGATGCTGGGGATCGGCGCCGGAGGACTCGACGTAGCCCTGGCCATGGCGGGGATCCCCTACCGGCTCCCCTGCCCGAAGGTGCTGGGGGTGCGGCTCACGGGGCGCCTGCCCGAGTGGGTGAGCGCCAAGGACGTGATCCTTGAGATGCTTCGCCGTCGCGACGTGAAGGGGTGTGTGGGGTTCGTCGTCGAGTACCACGGCCCGGGAGTGGCCGCTCTGTCTGCTACCGACCGGGAGACCATCGGCAACATGGGCACCGAGACCGGCGCAACGAGCACGGTATTCCCCTCGGACGGGCGCACCCGCGCCTACCTGGAGGCGCAGGGCAGGGGGGGAGCCTGGGTGGAGCTCGCGGCCGACCCCGGGGCGCCCTACGACGAGGAGGAAGAGATCGACCTCGGCCGCCTCGAACCCCTCATCGCCTGCCCCTCTTCCCCCGGCAACGTCGTCCCGGTGCGGGAAGTGGCCGGCACCCGCGTGCACCAGGCCATCGTGGGCTCGAGCGTCAACTCCTCCTTCCGGGACCTCGCGGTGGCGGCGAGCATCCTCAAGGGGCGCACCGTCCACCCCCTGGTGGCCTTCCACGTCAACCCCGGCAGCCGGCAGGTGCTGGAGAACGTGATCGAACAGGGCAGCGGCCTGGCCCTGCTGCGGGCGGGGGCCGTAGTGAACGAGCCGGGCTGCTTGGGCTGCATCGGCATGAGCCAGGCGCCGGGAACCGGCCAGGTGAGCCTGCGCACCTTCCCGCGAAACTTCCCCGGCCGCTCGGGGACGAAGGACGACCAGGTCTACCTTTGCTCCCCCGAGACCGCCACTGCGGCGGCCCTGCGGGGCGCCATCACGGACCCCCGGGAGCTTGGGCGGGAGATGCCCTACCCCCGGGTCGAGGATCCGGGTCGCTACCTGGTGGACGAAGCCTCCCTGCTGCCCCCCCCCGAGGATGGACGGGGGGTGGAGATCGTGCGGGGGCCCAATATACGGCCCTTTCCGGCACTTGCGCCTCTGCCCGAGACGTTGGAGGCCACCGTGGCGCTGGTGGTCGGCGACAACATCTCCACCGACGCGATCCTGCCGGCGGGGGCCCGGGTGCTGCCCCTTCGGTCCAACATCGACGCCATCAGCGAGTTTGTGTTCAGCCTCGTGGACCCCGAGTTCCCAGGACGCTGCCGGGAGCTCGGGAGCGCCGCCGTGGTGGGAGGGGAGAACTACGGGCAAGGTTCCAGCCGCGAGCACGCGGCTCTTGCCCCGCGCCTTCTGGGGGTGCGGGTCAAGCTGGCCAAGAGCTTCGCCCGCATCCACCACGCGAACCTGTGCAACTTCGGGATCGTGCCCCTCACCTTCGCCGATCCGGCCGACTACGAGCTCCTGGAGAAGGGCTCGCAGGTCGTCTTCCCGGAGTTGCGCCGACGCGTCGAGCGCGGCGACACCGAGCTCCCCGTGGCAGTGGGCGACCGCACGGTGTCTGTGCGGCTAGCCGCCTCCGACCGGCAACGCAGGGCCCTGGTGGCGGGGGGCGCCCTCAACGCGTTCCGGGAAGCGCTCCAGCGAGGGGAGGAGGGCAACGGGCCATAGGGGCTCCGAGCCGGTCGGCCAAAGTTCGTAGCCCATCGGTCCAAAACCGCCCGGATGCCTACCCGGCCGGCTCTCCCGTTCTATAGTTCTGCCCAGGTTCGCATCGCCAACCCCAGAGGGAGGAGGCGAAGTGAGGAGAGCCATGGTGATCCCCGACCGTGCCCTGCGCAGCGGCGACGGCCTCCTGGTGGTGGACGTGCAGGTGGACTTCTGCCCCGGCGGCGCGCTGCCGATCCCCGAGGGCGACCAGGTGATCCCGATCCTCAATGCGTGGATCGAGGCCGCCCAGGAGCGTGGCATCCCGGTCTACTTCTCCCGGGACTGGCACCCGGCGCGCCACGTAAGCTTCCGGGACCAGGGGGGGGAGTGGCCGCCCCACTGCCTCCAGG
This genomic stretch from Thermodesulfobacteriota bacterium harbors:
- a CDS encoding aconitate hydratase, with protein sequence MPASRTLTRKLLEDHLAEGSLVPGEEIAIRIDHTLLQDATGTLAMLEFEALGLDRVRAQCAVQYVDHNLLQTDYRNADDHRFLQTASARFGLWFSRPGNGVSHQVHMERFGVPGKTLLGADSHTPGAAGVSMLGIGAGGLDVALAMAGIPYRLPCPKVLGVRLTGRLPEWVSAKDVILEMLRRRDVKGCVGFVVEYHGPGVAALSATDRETIGNMGTETGATSTVFPSDGRTRAYLEAQGRGGAWVELAADPGAPYDEEEEIDLGRLEPLIACPSSPGNVVPVREVAGTRVHQAIVGSSVNSSFRDLAVAASILKGRTVHPLVAFHVNPGSRQVLENVIEQGSGLALLRAGAVVNEPGCLGCIGMSQAPGTGQVSLRTFPRNFPGRSGTKDDQVYLCSPETATAAALRGAITDPRELGREMPYPRVEDPGRYLVDEASLLPPPEDGRGVEIVRGPNIRPFPALAPLPETLEATVALVVGDNISTDAILPAGARVLPLRSNIDAISEFVFSLVDPEFPGRCRELGSAAVVGGENYGQGSSREHAALAPRLLGVRVKLAKSFARIHHANLCNFGIVPLTFADPADYELLEKGSQVVFPELRRRVERGDTELPVAVGDRTVSVRLAASDRQRRALVAGGALNAFREALQRGEEGNGP